From a region of the Phragmites australis chromosome 21, lpPhrAust1.1, whole genome shotgun sequence genome:
- the LOC133903867 gene encoding uncharacterized protein LOC133903867 produces the protein MQRPHDAGDPGGWRHDEDPGGFDRGDGDGSGDEVRHQAPPPAHDGPGDALWRWRSQGLSEVVLSWSVDQILDKDMLRDKVSKIQDTFSSMEQYMTSFFGPLLEEVRGDMHSSMEDISNAPYATVLSVNSTRKGKGLYDIKLGRWRGTSHGCGIDNYKPKAADVLLISETRPTNQSDILKQSKSCVIVWVNKVQGDKMTVKASRWMETGAHGDERRQMGVNKYDKMYAEGLDESWDILDQEAMAPKSRYSSAHNNVWKEPPKVGKCSHWKEQNEMETCDSSRRWSFYAMYLTNMVTYDRVWVVLRRGLTMDSKIIHNMLGRNNYALGHCKYCSNKSHDEIKGDLCNFKLNDSQLDAVASCISASECSHRSSVGLVWGPPGTGKTTTVAVMLQMLLMKEQRTLACAPTNMAVLQVACRLLEMTRDFSLRHRYSLGDIILFGNKDRLQIGKELSKIYLDDRVQKLLRCFNREDGWKYCVNSVLKFLINCISRYRMSLDIQQASSDACGLTFKKYFTSKFSTLTKELVACIDTFYDHLPRGSLGKNFDRMMFAKSLVDKLQQLLSADDVSDELLFTIFKPSDDSSISHDDQIDDEADDLHDCNISPDSPLDIKSLCIKTLMSLSKMRLPCEDNELSIRDLCLKQAKLIFCTASSSFELFRLQSVMPISILVIDEAAQLKECESLVPLLLPGIEHVLLIGDENQLSSLVKSKIAKDADFGRSLYLRLCTMGYSKHLLEVQYRMHPCISKFPNANFYDNRISDGPIVKQEDYVKHYLPGPIYGAYSFIHIENDMEMLDNLGQSSKNMVEVAVAANIVERLAKECSEKRQRTSVGVISPYTAQVIALQDRLGRKFEKHEFLSVTVKSIDGFQGGEEDIILISTVRSNKDGKVGFLSDAGRINVALTRAKYCLWILGNGTTLLASNSIWAELVRDSKRRGCFFDASEDKDLAEAVMFATGLEQQKQREHRNGRANHANGAPSWSSRRDVVAVRNSPPRRWNQLPASGNARSITRSHDWGPNVCRADTHNFSAGKEERTSSDQHGSVERYRGWPKQHVGRDPPGRLYREPLCSGSQTGNGRHTLSRSAQRQESHGQTSILGTRQPPGIYCNRELQNKAIYPEVQNATAYPCWHGSFQQGFDSYRVADSEFGRMNGDRQFGSHPRQAPYSRIHGRGRGRPSYPEKGDRGGWHERFFYRQTEKPRCQAQNGSSETAAHELLAPEQRGMKRHWHEAESSDSPPQVNTKMRPESADQPLWQEQHGGSGGLSHRLPTAMQGGMKRDGCEAEASGSPRQDNNSTVRLESADQPQYQAQAGSSGTASHKLPVPEQQSMETDLCEAGTSDIPEQHKLQAQDVSSGADSREMPVPEQQGMISDFCEQETSDTPGQHKHQVQDGSSGAASDELPVPEQGGVEINFCKEETSDTPGQHTHQAQDGSSGAASDELPVPEQQGMISDFCKEETSDTPGQHEHQAQDGSSGAASDELPFPEQVRVEINFCEEETSDTPGQHKHQAQDRSSGAASHELPAPQQRMVTDLCEAKPSDVPYQAQDGSSGAAPHELPVPEQRGMGTDLCEAET, from the exons ATGCAGCGCCCGCACGACGCCGGCGACCCGGGCGGGTGGAGGCACGACGAGGATCCCGGCGGCTTCGACAGAGGCGACGGGGACGGCTCTGGCGACGAGGTGCGGCAtcaggcgccgccgccggcgcatGACGGCCCCGGGGACGCGCTGTGGCGGTGGCGGAGCCAGGGCCTCTCCGAGGTGGTGCTCTCGTGGTCCGTGGACCAAATCCTTGACAAGGACATGCTCCGCGACAAG GTGTCGAAGATACAAGATACATTTAGCAGCATGGAGCAGTACATGACATCGTTTTTTGGCCCACTTTTAGAGGAGGTCAGGGGTGACATGCACTCAAGCATGGAGGACATCTCCAACGCTCCATATGCAACAGTGTTGTCAGTCAATTCTACGAGGAAGGGGAAGGGATTATATGATATCAAGCTCGGTAGATGGAGGGGAACTTCTCATGGCTGCGGGATTGACAATTATAAGCCAAAAGCGGCAGATGTGCTACTGATTTCAGAAACGAGACCGACAAATCAATCTGATATTCTCAAACAGTCCAAATCATGTGTCATCGTATGGGTCAATAAGGTTCAGGGTGATAAAATGACAGTCAAGGCATCACGGTGGATGGAGACTGGGGCTCATGGAGATGAACGGCGGCAGATGGGTGTTAACAAGTATGATAAGATGTATGCTGAAGGTTTGGACGAGTCTTGGGACATTCTAGATCAAGAAGCAATGGCTCCAAAATCTAGGTACTCATCTGCGCACAACAATGTCTGGAAAGAACCACCAAAAGTTGGAAAGTGTAGCCATTGGAAAGAACAAAATGAGATGGAGACATGTGATTCATCAAGGCGATGGTCCTTCTATGCCATGTACCTGACTAATATGGTAACATATGACCGTGTTTGGGTTGTGCTCCGAAGGGGTTTGACAATGGATTCCAAAATCATTCATAACATGTTGGGCAGAAACAATTAC GCCCTTGGACATTGTAAATACTGCAGCAATAAATCACATGATGAAATCAAGGGTGATCTCTGCAATTTTAAGTTGAATGACTCACAACTTGATGCAGTAGCAAGTTGCATTTCGGCAAGTGAATGCAGTCACAGATCTTCTGTGGGGCTAGTTTGGGGCCCACCAGGCACTGGTAAAACTACAACAGTTGCAGTGATGCTACAAATGCTTCTGATGAAGGAACAGAGAACTCTTGCATGTGCTCCAACTAATATGGCTGTCTTGCAAGTGGCTTGTCGTCTTCTTGAGATGACTAGGGACTTCTCTCTAAGACACCGTTATTCATTGGGTGACATCATTTTATTTGGTAACAAGGACCGTTTGCAAATTGGCAAGGagttatcaaaaatatatttggatGATCGTGTCCAGAAGTTGTTGCGGTGCTTCAACCGAGAAGATGGGTGGAAGTATTGTGTGAATTCTGTCTTAAAATTCCTAATAAACTGCATTTCTCGGTACAGAATGTCCCTAGATATACAACAAGCGAGCAGTGATGCATGCGGCCTTACCTTTAAGAAGTATTTTACAAGTAAATTCAGCACTTTAACCAAGGAATTGGTAGCATGTATAGATACATTCTATGACCATCTGCCAAGGGGTTCCCTGGGCAAGAACTTTGATAGAATGATGTTTGCCAAAAGTTTGGTAGATAAATTGCAGCAGTTGCTGAGCGCAGATGATGTCTCCGATGAGCTTCTTTTTACAATATTCAAGCCTTCTGACGACTCTTCTATTAGTCATGATGACCAGATAGATGATGAAGCTGATGATCTGCATGACTGTAATATCTCTCCAGATAGCCCTTTGGACATAAAATCCCTTTGTATTAAAACCCTGATGAGTCTTTCAAAGATGCGGCTTCCTTGTGAAGACAATGAGCTTTCAATCCGTGACTTGTGTTTGAAACAAGCAAAGCTTATATTTTGCACTGCTTCTAGTTCATTCGAGTTGTTCAGACTGCAAAGTGTGATGCCTATAAGCATCTTAGTTATTGATGAAGCAGCACAACTAAAAGAATGTGAATCACTGGTTCCTCTATTGCTCCCAGGGATAGAACATGTTTTACTGATTGGGGATGAAAACCAGCTATCATCATTGGTAAAGAGCAAG ATTGCTAAAGATGCTGACTTTGGACGAAGTCTCTATCTGAGATTATGTACAATGGGTTACAGCAAGCACTTGCTGGAAGTACAATATCGAATGCACCCTTGCATCAGTAAATTTCCAAATGCCAATTTTTATGATAACCGGATTTCAGATGGTCCCATTGTCAAGCAGGAAGACTATGTCAAGCATTATCTCCCTGGTCCTATTTATGGTGCTTATTCATTCATTCATATTGAAAATGACATGGAAATGCTTGATAACCTTGGTCAGAGTTCCAAAAATATGGTTGAGGTTGCTGTAGCAGCCAATATAGTTGAAAGACTTGCGAAAG AATGCTCTGAGAAGAGGCAGAGAACCAGTGTTGGCGTAATATCTCCGTATACAGCCCAAGTAATTGCATTGCAAGATAGACTTGGAAGAAAGTTTGAGAAGCATGAGTTTCTATCTGTTACAGTAAAATCTATTGATGGATTTCAAGGTGGCGAGGAGGATATTATATTGATTTCAACAGTTAGATCCAATAAAGATGGGAAAGTAGGCTTTCTCTCTGATGCTGGGAGAATTAATGTGGCTTTGACAAGAGCAAA GTATTGCCTCTGGATCCTTGGAAATGGAACCACTTTACTGGCTAGCAATTCAATATGGGCTGAGTTGGTCCGTGATTCAAAAAGACGTGGATGTTTCTTTGATGCTTCTGAGGACAAGGACTTAGCAGAAGCAGTCATGTTTGCAACTGGGCtcgagcaacagaaacaaagagaACAT AGGAATGGCCGCGCAAATCATGCAAATGGAGCGCCATCTTGGTCATCAAGGCGTGATGTTGTGGCTGTCAGGAACAGCCCACCAAGAAGATGGAATCAGCTTCCAGCTTCTGGCAATGCAAGGAGCATAACCAGATCTCATGATTGGGGGCCAAATGTGTGTCGGGCAGACACACATAATTTCTCAGCTGGTAAAGAGGAAAG AACTTCAAGCGACCAACATGGTTCAGTGGAACGGTATAGAGGATGGCCCAAGCAGCATGTTGGGCGGGACCCTCCTGGTAGGCTGTATCGTGAACCCCTGTGCAGTGGTTCTCAAACAGGCAATGGAAGACATACTCTTTCTAGATCAGCTCAGAGGCAAGAATCACATGGCCAAACTAGTATTCTTGGTACAAGGCAACCTCCGGGAATTTACTGCAATAGGGAATTACAGAACAAGGCTATTTATCCAGAGGTTCAGAACGCGACTGCTTATCCATGCTGGCACGGTTCTTTTCAGCAAGGGTTCGATTCATATAGAGTTGCTGATTCTGAATTTGGTAGGATGAATGGAGACAGGCAATTCGGTAGTCATCCGCGACAAGCACCATACAGTCGAATTCACGGTCGAGGTAGAGGAAGGCCTTCATATCCTGAGAAAGGAGATAGGGGAGGATGGCATGAACGGTTCTTTTACCGTCAGACAGAAAAGCCTCGCTGTCAAGCGCAGAATGGCAGTTCTGAAACTGCAGCCCACGAACTGCTAGCTCCTGAGCAGAGAGGGATGAAAAGACACTGGCACGAAGCCGAATCATCAGATTCGCCGCCACAGGTCAACACAAAAATGAGACCTGAAAGTGCAGATCAACCCCTTTGGCAGGAGCAGCATGGGGGTTCTGGAGGTCTGTCCCACAGGCTACCTACAGCCATGCAGGGAGGGATGAAAAGAGATGGGTGTGAAGCTGAAGCATCAGGTTCACCTCGGCAGGACAACAATTCAACAGTGAGACTCGAGAGTGCAGATCAACCTCAATATCAGGCGCAGGCTGGCAGTTCTGGAACTGCTTCCCACAAACTGCCTGTTCCTGAGCAACAAAGCATGGAAACAGACTTGTGTGAAGCAGGAACATCAGATATACCAGAACAACACAAACTTCAGGCTCAGGATGTTAGTTCTGGAGCTGATTCTCGAGAAATGCCTGTTCCTGAGCAGCAAGGGATGATATCAGACTTCTGCGAACAAGAGACATCAGATACACCAGGACAACACAAACATCAGGTGCAGGATGGCAGTTCTGGAGCTGCTTCTGACGAACTGCCTGTTCCTGAGCAGGGAGGGGTGGAAATAAATTTCTGCAAAGAAGAAACATCAGATACACCAGGGCAACACACACATCAGGCTCAGGATGGCAGTTCTGGAGCTGCTTCCGACGAACTGCCTGTTCCTGAGCAGCAAGGGATGATATCAGACTTCTGCAAAGAAGAAACATCAGATACACCAGGACAACATGAACATCAGGCGCAGGATGGCAGTTCTGGAGCTGCTTCCGACGAACTGCCCTTTCCTGAGCAGGTAAGGGTGGAAATAAACTTCTGTGAAGAAGAAACATCAGATACACCAGGACAACACAAACATCAGGCGCAGGATCGCAGTTCTGGAGCTGCTTCCCACGAACTGCCGGCTCCTCAGCAAAGGATGGTAACAGACCTGTGTGAAGCAAAACCATCAGATGTACCATATCAGGCTCAGGATGGCAGCTCTGGAGCTGCTCCACACGAACTGCCTGTTCCTGAGCAGCGAGGGATGGGAACAGACTTATGCGAAGCAGAAACATGA